ACTGCGCCTAATTTTCGATTCGAGAGATCATCATGCTACAAAACCCGATTCACCTGCGCCTTGAAAAGCTGGAAAGCTGGCAGCACGTCACCTTTATGGCTTGCCTGTGCGAGCGCATGTATCCCAACTATGCCGCGTTCTGTAAGCAGACGGGCTTTGGTGATGGCCATATCTACCGCCGCATTCTGGATCTGATCTGGGAAACGCTGACGGTGAAAGACGCGAAGGTGAATTTCGACTCTCAGCTCGAAAAGCTCGAAGAGGCGATTCCGGTAGCGGATGATTTTGACCTGTACGGCGTCTACCCGGCGATTGATGCCTGCGTGGCGTTAAGCGAACTGCTTCACTCCCGTCTGAGCGGTGAGACGCTGGAGCACGCTATCGAAGTCAGTAAGGCCTCTATCACTACCGTGGCAATGTTGGAAATGACCCAGGAAGGTCGCGAAATGACCGATGAAGAGCTGCGTGCAAACCCGGCCGTGGAGCAAGAATGGGACATTCAGTGGGAAATTTTCCGCCTGCTGGCAGAGTGTGAAGAACGCGATATTGAACTGATAAAAGGGCTGCGCGCGGACTTACGTGAGGCCGGTGAGAGTAATATTGGTATAATTTTTAACCAATGAGATAAGAAAACTTGAGATAACGCCCGTTTTGTCGCTCCTCGACTCTTCCCTTTCGCCCCTTGTCTGGTCTACATTTGGGGGGCGAAAAAAAGTGGCTATCGGTGCGTGTATGCAGGAGAGTGCTTTTTTGGCATTTTCGTCGCACTCGATGCTTAGCAAGCGATAAACACATTGAAAGGATAACTTATGAACAAGACTCAACTGATTGATGTAATTGCGGACAAGGCTGATCTGTCTAAAGTGCAGGCTAAAGCTGCTCTGGAATCTACCCTGGCTGCTATTACTGAGTCTCTGAAAGAAGGCGATGCTGTACAACTGGTTGGTTTCGGTACCTTCAAAGTGAACCACCGCGCTGAGCGTACTGGCCGCAACCCGCAGACCGGTAAAGAAATCAAAATCGCCGCAGCGAACGTGCCGGCATTTGTTTCTGGTAAAGCACTGAAAGACGCAGTTAAGTAAGACGCGTGGCAGTGAACAGTTTTAGCGAAGGGGCGGCAACGCCCCTTTTGTCTTTCTGGCGCGGAACGCTCGCGCTGGCAGGCATGCTGCTGCTGTCCGCCTGCAGCCACGACACCTCCCTGCCGCCGTTTACCGCCAGCGGCTACGCGGACAACCAGGGGGCAGTCAGGATCTGGCGCAAAGATTCCGGCGGCGAAGTGCATCTGCTTTCTGCCTTTAGCCCGTGGCATAACGGCAATACGTCGACGGCGGAATATCGCTGGCAGGGAGATGACCTGTCGCTGATTGAACTGAACGTCTACAGCAAGACCCCCGAACACGTGAAAGTGCGTTTTGACGACCATGGCGAGCTGAGCTTTATGCAGCGCGAAGTCAGCGGTCAAAAACAGCAGCTTTCCAGCGATCAAATCGCCCTCTACCGTTATCGTGCCGAACAAATTCGCCAGACCAGCGATGCGCTTCGTCTGGGACGCGTTGTGCTGCGCCAGGGGCGCTGGCATAACGACGGGACGGTAACCACCTGCGAAGGGCAAACGGTCAAGCCTGAGCTTGAATCCTGGGCGACCGAACACATTCAACGCCGTCAGCGTCATTCCTCAATGGAAGTGAGTGTGGCGTGGCTGGAAGCGCCGGAAGGCTCTCAGCTGCTGCTGGTGGCGAACGAAGACTTCTGTACCTGGCAGCCGACAGAGAAGAGTTTTTGAGGTAAATCCCCTCTCCCTTGAGGGAGAGGGTGAGGGCGAGGAGGAATTACTCCCCCTGCTCGCGCGCAATCGCGCGATAGCCGATATCCTGACGGCTAAAGCTACCGTTCCAGTGAATATCCGCCATCAGCGCATAGGCGCGCTTCTGCGCTTCTGC
This region of Enterobacter pseudoroggenkampii genomic DNA includes:
- a CDS encoding YjaG family protein translates to MLQNPIHLRLEKLESWQHVTFMACLCERMYPNYAAFCKQTGFGDGHIYRRILDLIWETLTVKDAKVNFDSQLEKLEEAIPVADDFDLYGVYPAIDACVALSELLHSRLSGETLEHAIEVSKASITTVAMLEMTQEGREMTDEELRANPAVEQEWDIQWEIFRLLAECEERDIELIKGLRADLREAGESNIGIIFNQ
- the hupA gene encoding nucleoid-associated protein HU-alpha; amino-acid sequence: MNKTQLIDVIADKADLSKVQAKAALESTLAAITESLKEGDAVQLVGFGTFKVNHRAERTGRNPQTGKEIKIAAANVPAFVSGKALKDAVK
- a CDS encoding DUF1481 domain-containing protein; its protein translation is MNSFSEGAATPLLSFWRGTLALAGMLLLSACSHDTSLPPFTASGYADNQGAVRIWRKDSGGEVHLLSAFSPWHNGNTSTAEYRWQGDDLSLIELNVYSKTPEHVKVRFDDHGELSFMQREVSGQKQQLSSDQIALYRYRAEQIRQTSDALRLGRVVLRQGRWHNDGTVTTCEGQTVKPELESWATEHIQRRQRHSSMEVSVAWLEAPEGSQLLLVANEDFCTWQPTEKSF